Proteins encoded by one window of Cryptosporangium minutisporangium:
- a CDS encoding DUF1416 domain-containing protein — MCGAPEQGTDLSTQGIDTTKETVIQGIVTAGDGSPVPSAFVRLLDSSGEFTAEVVSSATGQFRFFAAPGEWTVRALHANGTGQAAVSADKGVNQASLVLA; from the coding sequence ATGTGCGGAGCACCTGAGCAGGGCACCGACCTGAGCACCCAGGGCATCGACACCACCAAGGAAACGGTGATCCAGGGCATCGTGACCGCCGGTGACGGTTCGCCGGTGCCGAGCGCGTTCGTCCGGCTGCTCGACTCGAGCGGCGAGTTCACCGCCGAGGTGGTGTCGTCGGCGACCGGTCAGTTCCGGTTCTTCGCGGCGCCGGGTGAGTGGACGGTCCGTGCGCTGCACGCGAACGGCACCGGGCAGGCCGCCGTCTCCGCCGACAAGGGCGTGAACCAGGCCAGCTTGGTCCTCGCCTGA